The Exiguobacterium aurantiacum DSM 6208 genome includes a window with the following:
- a CDS encoding anti-sigma factor, with protein MNACDQLIDYFNQHLTEEERLRFEAHLATCETCQQELEQLEALVGGVAFLSEPAEPPSGMKARILDNVFAEDEQPKAADPAPVTPFTAPKEKRKTPWGAFALAAVLALSLIGNGYLLLNQNEPAGIALIDTVPLQGESEGVAYLAEQDGDRQLIVQTNGLAPLEANEVYQVWLLKDGSPIPTGAFVTDDKGNGTVIYTLDSTESATDWDTVAITKEPERGNLTPVGEVVLSASL; from the coding sequence ATGAACGCTTGCGACCAATTGATCGATTACTTCAACCAACATTTGACGGAAGAGGAACGCCTCCGTTTCGAGGCGCACCTCGCAACGTGTGAGACGTGTCAACAAGAACTCGAGCAGCTCGAGGCACTCGTCGGCGGCGTCGCGTTCCTCTCTGAACCGGCTGAACCACCAAGCGGAATGAAGGCCCGCATCCTCGACAACGTGTTTGCTGAAGACGAGCAACCAAAAGCGGCCGATCCGGCTCCGGTGACGCCGTTCACTGCACCTAAAGAGAAGCGGAAGACACCATGGGGCGCGTTCGCCCTTGCCGCCGTCCTTGCCCTATCGTTGATCGGCAACGGTTATTTGTTGCTCAATCAAAACGAACCGGCCGGGATCGCGTTGATCGATACCGTCCCGCTACAAGGCGAGTCGGAAGGAGTGGCTTACTTGGCCGAACAAGACGGTGACCGCCAACTCATCGTCCAAACGAACGGTCTTGCCCCGCTCGAGGCGAACGAAGTGTATCAAGTGTGGCTGTTAAAAGACGGTTCCCCGATCCCAACCGGCGCGTTCGTCACCGACGACAAAGGCAACGGCACCGTCATCTATACGCTCGACTCAACCGAGTCAGCGACTGATTGGGACACGGTCGCGATCACAAAAGAACCCGAACGAGGCAATCTAACGCCTGTAGGCGAAGTCGTGTTGAGTGCCAGCTTATGA
- a CDS encoding HAD-IIB family hydrolase: MERFSKEGRTLVCFDFDETYFPHACTPEQLEGIRRLEQFLEQHAHRFSTMWVTGSSFESLAEKTNRASMRYFPHRIASSLGTELYHVNDKGGLELDTVFQQMFPSDFVERVNRTIEVLRRLGIELEPQTSVGRNPWMYNYYYHGDDMTTLQLIRSLVEEAGIAANVSRCNPLAGDPDGSYDIDFIPHGAGKTAAVDYVCEHFSFRSEEAYAFGDSGNDLEMLKRVGNGYVLGNGTEQAKKGHHRVTEKSYAAGILEVLTREVE; this comes from the coding sequence ATGGAACGATTTTCAAAAGAAGGGCGGACGCTCGTCTGTTTTGATTTCGACGAGACGTACTTTCCTCATGCCTGCACACCCGAACAGCTCGAGGGGATACGGCGGCTTGAACAATTTCTCGAACAGCATGCGCATCGATTCTCGACGATGTGGGTGACCGGCAGCTCGTTCGAGTCACTGGCTGAAAAAACAAACCGGGCCTCGATGCGCTACTTCCCGCACCGGATCGCCTCGAGTCTTGGGACAGAACTGTATCACGTCAATGACAAGGGCGGTCTTGAGCTAGACACGGTATTTCAGCAAATGTTTCCGTCCGATTTCGTTGAGCGCGTCAATCGGACGATTGAGGTGTTGCGACGTCTCGGTATTGAACTTGAGCCACAAACGAGCGTCGGACGGAACCCGTGGATGTATAACTATTACTATCACGGCGACGACATGACGACGCTGCAGCTGATTCGTTCACTCGTAGAAGAGGCGGGCATCGCGGCAAACGTCAGTCGTTGTAACCCGCTCGCTGGAGATCCGGACGGGTCCTATGACATCGACTTTATCCCGCATGGGGCCGGGAAGACGGCAGCGGTCGACTACGTCTGTGAGCACTTCTCGTTCCGGTCCGAAGAAGCGTATGCGTTCGGAGACAGCGGCAACGATTTAGAGATGTTGAAGCGGGTCGGGAACGGCTACGTGCTCGGAAACGGCACGGAGCAGGCGAAGAAGGGACATCACCGCGTGACCGAGAAGTCGTATGCGGCAGGGATTTTAGAAGTGTTGACGCGAGAGGTCGAATGA
- a CDS encoding zinc-ribbon domain-containing protein produces the protein MTTYVMLGILALVLFISMVFAAKALPNLKNVLYNRGSLFGADSATVTCPNCKKTFRRSGGNTQTCPHCYTSF, from the coding sequence ATGACGACGTATGTCATGCTTGGAATCTTGGCCTTGGTCTTATTCATCTCGATGGTATTTGCGGCCAAGGCGTTGCCGAATTTAAAAAACGTGTTATACAATCGCGGCAGCCTGTTCGGGGCGGACAGTGCAACCGTCACGTGCCCGAACTGCAAAAAGACGTTCAGACGTTCAGGCGGGAACACGCAGACGTGCCCCCACTGCTACACCTCATTTTGA
- a CDS encoding Gfo/Idh/MocA family protein, with amino-acid sequence MRKPKIGVVGLGGIAQKAYLPILTNSTSFELIGAFSPTVAKREAICRAYRMESFSGLLELASSVDAAFVHSATDTHYDVVSTLLTHGVDVYVDKPLAATVEDASRLVDIADQNKRKLMVGFNRRFAPMYQHVKQAGPFHMIDFVKHRGNGLRGHDYQFTLLDDYLHVVDTLRYLSSGTLRLVTGQLETTQTNGLHFARHVWQDDHGLHTTAMHRKAGVNHEGVVAVTDDLRLTVEEMVTLHRHGNGTHTTETFGSWDTLLTQRGFQGAIDHFIEAVTDDTPILTDGREGLITQQMVTDLFSSR; translated from the coding sequence ATGCGAAAACCGAAAATCGGGGTCGTCGGTCTCGGCGGCATTGCCCAAAAAGCGTATTTACCGATTTTGACGAACAGTACGTCGTTCGAACTCATCGGGGCCTTTTCTCCGACCGTCGCGAAACGTGAGGCGATTTGTCGCGCTTACCGGATGGAGTCGTTCTCTGGACTACTTGAACTGGCGTCATCGGTCGACGCGGCGTTCGTCCACAGTGCGACAGATACGCATTACGACGTCGTCTCGACGTTACTCACACATGGTGTCGACGTCTATGTCGACAAACCGCTCGCCGCGACGGTGGAAGACGCTTCGCGACTCGTTGACATCGCAGACCAGAACAAACGAAAGCTGATGGTCGGCTTCAATCGACGCTTCGCTCCGATGTATCAACACGTCAAACAAGCAGGCCCGTTCCATATGATCGATTTCGTCAAACATCGCGGCAACGGTCTACGTGGACACGACTACCAATTCACGTTGCTCGACGATTATTTGCACGTCGTCGACACGCTCCGCTACTTGTCGAGCGGTACGTTGCGCCTCGTCACCGGCCAGCTCGAGACGACGCAGACGAACGGCCTCCACTTTGCCCGTCACGTCTGGCAAGACGACCACGGCTTACATACGACGGCGATGCACCGGAAAGCCGGCGTCAACCATGAGGGCGTGGTCGCCGTCACCGATGACTTGCGTCTGACCGTCGAGGAGATGGTGACGCTCCACCGTCACGGGAACGGGACGCATACGACCGAGACGTTCGGCTCGTGGGACACACTTCTCACCCAACGTGGATTTCAAGGGGCCATCGACCATTTCATCGAAGCGGTCACCGACGACACACCGATCCTAACAGACGGTCGCGAGGGGCTTATCACGCAACAAATGGTGACGGATCTGTTCAGTTCACGCTAA
- a CDS encoding RNA polymerase sigma factor: protein MTDYELYERVRQKDKQALEILYDRYERILYAFMMQLTKDRDLSEEAMQEVFIKLWRGGGVYDESKGKFKSWLFTMGRHVAIDLIRKRKPDLQLDESYAEAIPSTERSVESEVEWQEERTQIETAMAELPKEQQQVVRLMYFNGLSQQKIADACNIPLGTVKGRIRLALKQLRRHLSHDFIDKEVER, encoded by the coding sequence ATGACTGATTATGAATTGTACGAGCGTGTCAGGCAGAAAGATAAGCAGGCGCTCGAAATCCTATATGATCGCTACGAACGTATCTTGTACGCGTTCATGATGCAGTTGACGAAAGACCGTGACCTTTCTGAAGAAGCGATGCAAGAAGTGTTCATCAAACTATGGCGCGGGGGCGGCGTTTATGACGAGTCAAAAGGCAAATTCAAGTCTTGGCTCTTCACGATGGGCCGCCACGTGGCCATCGATTTGATCCGAAAACGCAAACCGGACCTGCAACTCGACGAGTCTTATGCTGAAGCGATCCCGTCCACCGAGCGGTCCGTCGAGAGCGAGGTCGAGTGGCAAGAGGAACGGACCCAGATCGAGACGGCGATGGCCGAGCTCCCGAAAGAACAACAACAAGTCGTCCGACTCATGTATTTCAATGGGCTCAGCCAACAAAAGATTGCCGACGCATGCAACATCCCGCTCGGTACGGTGAAAGGTAGGATTCGGTTAGCATTGAAACAGTTACGAAGGCACTTATCCCATGATTTTATTGACAAGGAGGTGGAACGATGA